Proteins co-encoded in one Arachis stenosperma cultivar V10309 chromosome 7, arast.V10309.gnm1.PFL2, whole genome shotgun sequence genomic window:
- the LOC130941262 gene encoding anthocyanidin 3-O-glucosyltransferase 2-like translates to MMSNKKAAQVVLVPSPGQGHLLSTLQFAKLLVNHDHRLTVNIMLFKSPVDSKTTSTATNSLHSESHRINVINLPDYTPKPPSSDSERASSMDALIDFMKPHVREAVTKLTGSPSAPPLAAFVLDMFFTSMIEIAKDFRVPALVFFTSGATFFGMTLHMHTLRVRDNLVAYEWEDSDSELTIPTFANPFPWRNMPTFLTRKQWDPIFMSYASGLKEADGFIINTFEELESYAIHSFHDAAFPVYPVGPLLNLSGDDDRASETIIKWLDDQPPSSVVFLCFGSRGWFHQEQVREIARALEDSGARFLWSLRKPPPEDSFMGAPSDYSLPELTELLPHGFLDRTAEVGRVIGWAPQAQILAHKATGGFVSHCGWNSTLESIYYGVPIAAWPLYAEQQSNAFQLVRELKLGVEISLEFKHELMFGTTRVLSAEKIEKGIRNLLTDTEVRKRMKEMSEKSRSTMKEGGCSYSHLGRLIDYLMDKVSV, encoded by the coding sequence ATGATGAGCAACAAGAAAGCAGCACAAGTGGTGTTGGTGCCTTCTCCAGGCCAAGGTCATCTGCTCTCCACCCTCCAGTTCGCCAAGCTTCTGGTGAACCACGACCACCGTCTCACCGTCAATATCATGCTTTTCAAGTCCCCTGTTGACTCCAAAACCACATCTACAGCAACAAACTCCCTCCACTCTGAGTCCCACCGCATAAACGTCATTAACCTGCCCGACTACACTCCCAAGCCGCCCTCATCAGACTCCGAGAGAGCCTCCTCCATGGACGCTCTCATCGATTTCATGAAGCCCCACGTCAGAGAAGCCGTCACCAAGCTCACTGGCTCCCCCTCCGCCCCACCACTGGCCGCCTTCGTCCTCGACATGTTCTTCACCTCAATGATTGAGATTGCCAAGGACTTCCGTGTCCCTGCCCTCGTGTTCTTTACCTCTGGAGCAACCTTCTTTGGCATGACCCTTCACATGCACACGCTCCGTGTCCGGGACAATCTGGTAGCCTACGAGTGGGAGGACTCCGACTCGGAGTTGACCATCCCCACTTTCGCAAACCCATTCCCGTGGAGAAATATGCCCACTTTCCTCACACGAAAGCAATGGGACCCGATTTTCATGTCGTATGCCAGCGGCCTCAAAGAAGCTGATGGTTTTATCATAAACACCTTTGAGGAGCTCGAATCCTACGCCATTCACTCTTTCCATGATGCTGCTTTTCCTGTTTATCCGGTGGGTCCCCTACTCAACCTCAGCGGGGATGACGACCGTGCTTCGGAGACCATCATCAAGTGGCTCGACGACCAACCTCCTTCCTCCGTAGTGTTTCTCTGCTTCGGGAGCAGAGGTTGGTTCCATCAGGAGCAGGTCAGGGAGATCGCGCGGGCTCTCGAGGACAGTGGGGCCCGCTTCCTCTGGTCCCTGCGCAAACCCCCACCTGAGGACTCTTTCATGGGCGCGCCATCTGATTACTCTCTCCCTGAGCTCACAGAGCTTCTGCCTCATGGGTTCCTGGACCGGACGGCAGAAGTGGGAAGAGTCATTGGATGGGCCCCTCAGGCCCAAATTCTGGCTCACAAAGCCACGGGTGGGTTTGTTTCTCATTGCGGCTGGAATTCTACGCTGGAGAGCATATATTATGGTGTGCCCATTGCGGCATGGCCGCTCTATGCGGAACAGCAATCCAATGCATTTCAGTTGGTGCGTGAGCTGAAGCTGGGTGTGGAAATTTCGTTGGAATTCAAGCATGAGTTGATGTTTGGGACTACCCGGGTGTTAAGTGCGGAGAAGATCGAGAAAGGAATAAGGAATTTGTTAACAGATACGGAGGTGAGGAAAAGAATGAAGGAGATGAGTGAAAAGTCTAGGAGTACTATGAAAGAGGGTGGATGTTCATACTCTCATTTGGGGCGTTTGATTGATTATTTAATGGATAAAGTTAGTGTATGA
- the LOC130940821 gene encoding uncharacterized protein LOC130940821, with protein MGVTLKQVIKNLDAFPRAEEHLLHKTQSGALVSVIGIVIMATLFLHELGYYLSTYTVHQMSVDLKRGENLPIHINMTFPSLPCDVLSVDAIDMSGKHEVDLDTNIWKLRLNSYGHIIGTEYISDLVEKEHTHHKHDHDKDHHEDSEQKIHLQTLDESTENTIKKVKQALTDGEGCRVYGTLDVQRVAGNFHISVHGLNIYVAQMIFGGAKNVNVSHIIHDLSFGPEYPGIHNPLDDTTRILHDTSGTFKYYIKVVPTEYRYISKEVVPTNQFSVTEYFSPMKDHDRTWPAVYFLYDLSPITVTIKEERRSFLHFITRLCAVLGGTFAVTGMLDRWMYRLMETITKPKAKTSVSR; from the exons ATGGGTGTCACTTTGAAGCAAGTGATTAAGAACCTTGACGCCTTCCCCCGCGCCGAAGAGCATCTGTTGCATAAAACTCAATCTGGGGCCCTCG TTTCCGTGATTGGTATAGTTATAATGGCCACCTTATTCCTGCATGAGCTCGGTTATTATCTTTCAACCTACACTGTTCATCAG ATGTCAGTCGACTTGAAACGTGGAGAAAATCTTCCCATTCACATAAATATGACTTTTCCTTCTTTACCTTGTGATG TTTTGAGTGTAGATGCCATTGATATGTCAGGCAAGCATGAGGTTGATCTTGATACCAACATATGGAAA CTTCGCCTGAACAGTTATGGCCATATAATTGGCACTGAATATATATCGGATCTTGTTGAAAAGGAGCATACTCATCATAAGCACG ATCATGATAAAGATCATCATGAAGATTCAGAGCAAAAGATTCATTTACAAACGTTAGATGAATCTACGGAAAATACGATCAAGAAGGTGAAGCAAGCATTAACAGATGGAGAAGGATGTAGG GTTTATGGCACTTTAGATGTTCAAAGAGTTGCAGGAAATTTCCATATTTCAGTTCATGGGCTAAATATATATGTTGCTCAAATG ATTTTTGGAGGAGCAAAGAATGTGAATGTCAGTCATATTATTCATGACTTGTCATTTGGCCCTGAATATCCTGGAATTCACAACCCACTTGATGATACAACGAGGATTTTGCATGACACAAGTGGAacatttaaatattatattaag GTTGTTCCTACAGAATATAGATACATCTCAAAAGAGGTTGTACCAACTAATCAGTTCTCAGTTACAGAATATTTTTCACCCATGAAAGACCACGATAGGACCTGGCCAG CTGTCTACTTTCTGTATGATCTATCACCCATTACTGTGACAATCAAAGAAGAGCGACGCAgttttcttcatttcattactCGGCTTTGTGCAGTGTTGGGTGGAACCTTTGCTGTAACAG GGATGCTGGACCGCTGGATGTACCGTCTTATGGAAACTATAACTAAGCCCAAGGCCAAAACAAGTGTATCACGATAA
- the LOC130941105 gene encoding uncharacterized protein LOC130941105, with protein sequence MRHLCVTDFSILMPWEWFHRGSSTIYTNRKFVSPSLCLETKLKEKKRKTAEAAHGVRKVKKKQRKKCGESWEKWKDHIHKARKSQVEVGGVTGLQPELQTAAADSFSDHPPHRLQTCAANANEKGDKASLIPHSRRPALPSLQIPPWSLDAALSSFAKTDGPSLSSPISASTSTSSRGLPPRPNSARVRPSMRSIIPQGNFRARTSPRDAERTVLIVPDTTLSNALLDKPSTSRTLSLSGKGSFSPLSKVAHSLPVTPIASLGQESAHGRHLGCASDLNTMVVKQHITRSLSVPVDAKATKLRCTQSKVLIRIISARRHLATVDGTSTGDASVMEIAIEDATADIPEEEAVCRICLAELGEGENTLKMECSCKGDLALAHQDCAVKWFSIKGNRTCDVCKQDVQNLPVTLLKIYDRQPPARQPSNVPQPREIAYYRIWNDIPVLVLVSMLAYFCFLEQLLSTDAGMFSLTKFKVSDLGPRALAIALPFSCVLGLLTSMIASTMVSRSYVWAYACFQFAILILFAHVFFNMLNVNPILSILLSSFIGFGMTISMNCLLSEYVRWRANRQNQTPNENDNSLEQQHQEQIEQQEQHR encoded by the exons ATGCGTCATTTGTGTGTTACTGATTTCTCAATTCTCATGCCATGGGAATGGTTCCATCGCGGAAGCAGCACCATATATACAAACCGAAAATTTGTAAGCCCATCG tTATGTTTGGAAACAAAactgaaggaaaaaaaaaggaagactGCAGAGGCAGCGCATGGGGTGCGTAAAGTGAAGaagaagcaaagaaagaaatgtGGAGAGAGCTGGGAGAAGTGGAAGGATCATATTCATAAAGCTCGTAAGTCGCAAGTTGAAGTTGGCGG AGTTACAGGTTTGCAGCCTGAGCTTCAAACTGCTGCTGCTGATTCCTTCTCAGATCATCCTCCTCATCGCCTCCAG ACATGTGCTGCAAATGCAAATGAAAAAGGTGACAAGGCTTCCTTGATTCCTCACTCCAGACGGCCTGCACTCCCCTCTCTGCAAATACCCCCATGGTCATTAGATGCCGCATTATCTTCTTTCGCAAAGACGGATGGTCCTTCCCTCTCCAGTCCCATTTCTGCTTCCACATCCACCTCTTCTAGAGGACTTCCGCCAAGGCCGAATTCGGCCAGAGTCAGGCCTTCCATGAGAAGTATAATTCCTCAAGGGAACTTCAGGGCCAGAACTAGTCCCCGCGATGCTGAAAGGACGGTTCTCATTGTTCCTGATACTACCCTGTCAAATGCACTTTTGGATAAGCCTTCTACTTCAAGGACTCTCTCTCTTAGTGGTAAAGGTTCATTCTCTCCATTGTCAAAGGTTGCCCACTCATTACCGGTTACTCCAATTGCATCTTTGGGTCAAGAAAGTGCACACGGCAGACATCTGGGATGTGCTTCTGATTTAAAT ACAATGGTTGTCAAGCAGCATATAACTCGATCACTTTCGGTTCCAGTTGATGCCAAAGCCACCAAATTGAGGTGCACTCAGTCTAAGGTCTTGATTCGTATCATTTCAGCCAGGCGGCATCTTGCAACTGTTGATGGAACTTCAACTGGTGATGCTTCAGTCATGGAGATTG CTATTGAGGATGCTACAGCAGATATTCCAGAGGAAGAAGCAGTTTGTAGGATTTGTTTGGCAGAGCTCGGGGAAGGAGAAAATACGCTTAAGATGGAATGCAGTTGTAAAGGTGATCTTGCGCTTGCTCATCAAGACTGTGCAGTAAAGTGGTTTAGTATTAAGGGCAACAGGACCTGTGATGTCTGCAAGCAGGATGTTCAAAACCTCCCGGTAACACTATTGAAAATTTATGATCGTCAACCCCCTGCCAGACAGCCATCAAATGTGCCACAACCAAGGGAAATAGCTTATTACAG GATCTGGAATGATATACCTGTACTTGTCTTGGTTAGCATGCTTGCTTACTTCTGCTTTTTGGAGCAACTACTG tcaacagaTGCTGGAATGTTTTCCTTGACAAAATTTAAG GTTTCAGATTTGGGTCCTCGAGCTCTCGCAATTGCGTTACCTTTCTCCTGTGTTTTGGGTCTCCTAACATCTATGATTGCGTCAACCATGG TGAGCAGGAGTTACGTATGGGCTTATGCTTGCTTCCAGTTCGCAATTCTCATCTTGTTTGCTCACGTATTTTTTAATATG CTTAATGTCAATCCAATTCTGTCGATCCTCCTTTCCTCATTCATTGGATTCGGGATGACAATAAGCATGAATTGTCTCCTTTCGGAATATGTTAGATGGAGAGCAAATAGGCAGAATCAAACACCCAATGAGAATGATAACAGTCTAGAGCAGCAGCATCAAGAACAAATAGAGCAACAAGAGCAACATCGATGA
- the LOC130940301 gene encoding uncharacterized protein LOC130940301 has product MAARNQTKDLKCATHLLSDKFRNMTEEKKVIVRDLGFGGLMHIPPLRVDHQLLRELANNFKLGENRLKTGYGSFQITQKKIGHALGINATEHGTFGSPKGGIHITENEKGIQGGSLPEFHSLHR; this is encoded by the exons ATGGCAGCAAGAAACCAAACAAAAGACCTTAAGTGTGCCACACATCTCCTGAGTGATAAGTTCAGAAACATGActgaggagaagaaggtgattgTGAGGGATCTCGGATTCGGTGGGTTGATGCACATCCCACCACTAAGGGTGGATCACCAACTCTTAAGGGAGCTGGCAAACAACTTCAAACTTGGGGAGAACAGACTGAAGACAGGATATGGTTCTTTCcaaataacacaaaaaaaaataggtCATGCGCTTGGCATCAATGCAACAG AGCATGGCACTTTCGGATCACCCAAAGGGGGAATTCATATCACCGAAAACGAAAAAGGAATTCAAGGTGGAAGCCTACCCGAGTTTCATTCCCTTCatagatag
- the LOC130941044 gene encoding zinc transporter 8-like yields the protein MNKGFGKNWLTVGILLFLLSILVVPSSVVGECTCEEEEENEGGEEAALALKYKIAALGTILVAGAIGVTIPTLGKIKSFSALSPERDFFFLVKAFSGGVILSTAFIHVLPDAFEKLTSPCLKEHPWADFPFTGFVAMLSAIATLMVDSLATAYFGHTHKIEEGVDHVHLHTHATHGHSHGSASSSDSTQLLRHRIISQVLELGIVVHSVIIGISLGASESPKTIRPLIAALTFHQFFEGMGLGGCISQAKFNRRAVVTMAVFFTLTTPVGIAIGIGISKAYKENSPRALIVEGVMNAASSGILIYMSLVDLLAADFINSRVQQSGRLQFGAYTSLLLGAACMSILAKWA from the exons ATGAACAAAGGTTTTGGAAAGAATTGGTTGACAGTAGGTATATTATTATTTCTGTTGTCAATTCTGGTGGTTCCAAGCTCAGTTGTGGGGGAGTGCACATgcgaagaggaagaggagaatgAAGGTGGTGAGGAAGCAGCATTGGCTCTGAAATACAAAATAGCAGCTTTGGGTACGATTCTGGTGGCAGGTGCAATCGGTGTAACCATTCCAACGCTGGGGAAGATCAAAAGCTTCTCTGCCTTGAGTCCAGAGAGggatttcttcttcttggtAAAGGCGTTCTCAGGAGGGGTAATATTGTCCACTGCTTTTATACACGTCTTGCCCGATGCTTTTGAGAAGCTAACATCTCCCTGCCTCAAGGAACATCCGTGGGCAGATTTTCCTTTCACGGGATTCGTGGCCATGTTATCCGCAATTGCTACGCTCATGGTTGATTCTCTTGCTACTGCGTATTTTGGTCACACTCACAAGATAGAGGAGGGAGTAGATCACGTGCAtcttcatactcatgcaactcATGGTCATTCTCATGGTTCCGCTTCTTCGTCAGACTCCACACAACTCCTTCGTCATCGTATTATTTCTCAG GTGTTAGAGCTAGGAATTGTGGTTCATTCTGTGATAATCGGGATCTCGTTGGGAGCAAGTGAGAGTCCAAAGACCATAAGGCCTCTAATTGCTGCCTTAACTTTCCATCAATTCTTTGAAGGCATGGGCCTTGGTGGCTGCATCTCGCAG GCAAAATTCAATAGAAGAGCAGTTGTAACAATGGCAGTGTTCTTTACATTGACAACACCAGTTGGAATAGCCATTGGGATAGGGATTAGCAAGGCATATAAGGAGAACAGCCCAAGAGCACTGATTGTGGAAGGGGTCATGAACGCAGCATCTTCCGGGATATTAATTTACATGTCTCTCGTGGACCTGCTCGCAGCAGATTTCATCAACTCAAGAGTCCAACAAAGTGGCCGGCTTCAGTTTGGAGCTTATACTTCTCTTCTACTTGGAGCTGCTTGCATGTCTATTCTAGCTAAATGGGCTTAA
- the LOC130941046 gene encoding VQ motif-containing protein 22-like, translated as MTMSDASEWLQFYHQQNIPPPPNNSLLPSSVSDATAVATTSPQLGVNPEARVSKPIRRRSRASRRTPTTLLNTDTTNFRAMVQQFTGAPFPATPSTASGFPNMGLAFGPRSVHVNPNGLMLAPSASSLQQQQYMHMYGGNNSIMSSQVGERAPPNVSGEGGALMMGQGEGGRFFPATSSS; from the coding sequence ATGACCATGAGCGACGCCAGTGAGTGGCTCCAATTCTACCACCAACAAAACATCCCACCGCCACCGAATAATTCTCTCCTTCCATCTTCTGTTTCCGACGCAACAGCCGTCGCAACCACCTCCCCCCAACTTGGGGTTAACCCGGAGGCCCGAGTGTCCAAGCCCATCCGCCGACGCTCCCGGGCTTCCAGGCGAACCCCCACCACCTTGCTCAACACAGACACCACCAACTTCCGGGCCATGGTGCAACAGTTCACGGGCGCACCTTTTCCGGCAACTCCGTCAACGGCATCGGGTTTCCCGAACATGGGTTTGGCGTTTGGGCCCCGGTCGGTTCATGTGAACCCAAATGGGCTCATGTTAGCCCCTTCTGCCTCCAGCTTGCAGCAGCAGCAGTACATGCATATGTATGGTGGTAATAACAGCATCATGAGCAGCCAAGTTGGAGAGAGAGCTCCTCCGAATGTTAGTGGAGAAGGTGGGGCCCTGATGATGGGTCAGGGTGAGGGAGGGCGTTTCTTCCCAgctacttcttcttcttaa